A stretch of the Cheilinus undulatus linkage group 11, ASM1832078v1, whole genome shotgun sequence genome encodes the following:
- the mad2l2 gene encoding mitotic spindle assembly checkpoint protein MAD2B isoform X2, with amino-acid sequence MTTLTRQDLNFGQVVADILCEFLEVAIHLILYVREVYPSGIFQKRKKYNVPVQMSCHPELNQYIQDTLHCIKPLIEKNDAEKVVVVIMDKEHHPVERFVFEISQPTLLSISSDTLLSHVEQLLRAFILKISVCDAVLNNNPPGCSFSVLVHTRDAATRNMEKVQVIKDFPWIVADEQEVHMQEPRLIPLKTMTSDIVKMQLYVEERAQKT; translated from the exons ATGACAACTCTGACAAGACAAGACTTGAATTTTGGACAAG TGGTCGCTGACATCCTGTGTGAATTCCTGGAGGTTGCCATTCATCTCATCTTATATGTCCGTGAAGTTTATCCCTCTGGAATATTCCAGAAGCGGAAGAAATACAACGTACCTGTTCAG ATGTCTTGTCACCCAGAGCTGAATCAGTACATCCAAGATACACTTCACTGTATAAAGCCGCTGATTGAGAAG AATGATGCAGAGAAGGTGGTTGTTGTCATCATGGACAAAGAGCATCATCCAGTAGAGAGATTCGTGTTTGAGATTTCCCAGCCTACACTGCTTTCCATCAG CTCGGACACATTACTGTCACATGTGGAGCAGCTGCTGAGGGCGTTCATCCTGAAGATCAGTGTTTGTGATGCTGTTTTAAATAATAACCCACCAG GGTGTTCATTTTCAGTACTAGTTCATACAAGAGATGCTGCTACACGCAACATGGAGAAGGTTCAAGTCATCAAG GATTTTCCTTGGATAGTCGCTGATGAGCAGGAGGTTCACATGCAGGAGCCAAGACTTATTCCACTGAAGACAATGACGTCTGACATCGTAAAA ATGCAGCTCTATGTTGAAGAAAGAGCCCAGAAAACATAA
- the mad2l2 gene encoding mitotic spindle assembly checkpoint protein MAD2B isoform X1, translating into MTTLTRQDLNFGQVVADILCEFLEVAIHLILYVREVYPSGIFQKRKKYNVPVQVESMSCHPELNQYIQDTLHCIKPLIEKNDAEKVVVVIMDKEHHPVERFVFEISQPTLLSISSDTLLSHVEQLLRAFILKISVCDAVLNNNPPGCSFSVLVHTRDAATRNMEKVQVIKDFPWIVADEQEVHMQEPRLIPLKTMTSDIVKMQLYVEERAQKT; encoded by the exons ATGACAACTCTGACAAGACAAGACTTGAATTTTGGACAAG TGGTCGCTGACATCCTGTGTGAATTCCTGGAGGTTGCCATTCATCTCATCTTATATGTCCGTGAAGTTTATCCCTCTGGAATATTCCAGAAGCGGAAGAAATACAACGTACCTGTTCAGGTAGAATCA ATGTCTTGTCACCCAGAGCTGAATCAGTACATCCAAGATACACTTCACTGTATAAAGCCGCTGATTGAGAAG AATGATGCAGAGAAGGTGGTTGTTGTCATCATGGACAAAGAGCATCATCCAGTAGAGAGATTCGTGTTTGAGATTTCCCAGCCTACACTGCTTTCCATCAG CTCGGACACATTACTGTCACATGTGGAGCAGCTGCTGAGGGCGTTCATCCTGAAGATCAGTGTTTGTGATGCTGTTTTAAATAATAACCCACCAG GGTGTTCATTTTCAGTACTAGTTCATACAAGAGATGCTGCTACACGCAACATGGAGAAGGTTCAAGTCATCAAG GATTTTCCTTGGATAGTCGCTGATGAGCAGGAGGTTCACATGCAGGAGCCAAGACTTATTCCACTGAAGACAATGACGTCTGACATCGTAAAA ATGCAGCTCTATGTTGAAGAAAGAGCCCAGAAAACATAA
- the tmem82 gene encoding transmembrane protein 82 → MLSFIWSFIPTSYFIPEWLTPETNPVDSLLQGLVGACGISVLCSLMRVHLFLEESWSDKNDKESNQEKRNYRGKSKPGLAGMLHFFFVTGILAVIGSRVSSLVVLEFCLRGISGWVTAGPESRKFLQQLLVQSQFSLGCALSCSLYFLHEGASQRWLCLLLAAALSWYLARQATLLLHHVLALYKLHSSQRYCGICIGLLTSGRCLLPMLCRAMIITFTVAVVAAIATINKHFLSATEALRFWTPLTICYTLLVVYMQEEQHRLPGSQAVLNTVMVRLGGLMVLMLTVGRWADVFHILMCFLGEASCLIPTMDLLDSASSQDEEDYTDYVKRERRRPRVQEKPHQS, encoded by the exons ATGTTGTCTTTTATCTGGTCGTTTATACCCACTTCCTACTTCATACCAGAGTGGTTGACTCCAGAAACAAACCCAGTGGATAGTTTACTTCAAG GACTGGTGGGTGCATGTGGGATCTCTGTGCTATGCTCTTTAATGAGAGTGCACTTATTTCTAGAGGAGAG ctggagtgacaaaaatgataaagaatcGAATCAAGAGAAACGTAATTATAGAGGAAAAAGTAAACCTGGGCTAGCAGGGATGCTACACTTCTTCTTTGTGACTGGGATACTGGCTGTGATCGGCTCTCGTGTTTCATCCTTGGTGGTGTTAGAATTCTGTCTTCGAGGGATCTCTGGATGGGTTACAGCTGGACCA GAGTCGAGGAAATTTCTCCAGCAGCTGTTGGTCCAAAGCCAGTTCTCTCTCGGCTGTGCACTGAGCTGCAGTTTGTACTTCCTCCACGAGGGGGCGTCCCAGCGCTGGCTATGTCTGCTCCTGGCAGCAGCACTCAGCTGGTACCTGGCCAGACAGGCCACTCTGCTGCTGCACCATGTCCTGGCTCTGTATAAGCTCCACAGCTCACAGCGCTACTGCGGCATCTGCATCGGTCTCCTGACATCAGGCCGCTGTCTGCTGCCCATGCTGTGCAGAGCCATGATCATTACCTTCACTGTGGCTGTGGTGGCTGCCATAGCAACCATTAATAAACACTTCCTCTCTGCTACAGAGGCCCTGAGGTTTTGGACGCCGCTGACCATCTGCTACACACTGCTGGTTGTGTACATGCAGG AGGAGCAGCACCGTCTTCCCGGCAGCCAGGCTGTCCTGAACACAGTTATGGTGCGGCTTGGTGGTTTGATGGTCCTGATGCTGACTGTGGGACGCTGGGCTGACGTGTTCCACATCCTGATGTGTTTCCTGGGAGAGGCTAGCTGTCTAATCCCCACCATGGATCTGCTGGATTCAGCATCCTCACAG GATGAAGAAGACTATACAGACTATGTAAAAAGGGAGAGACGGAGACCACGAGTGCAAGAGAAGCCCCATCAGAGCTAG